One segment of Candidatus Omnitrophota bacterium DNA contains the following:
- a CDS encoding DNA adenine methylase codes for MSVPHPIPYQGSKRALAAAILSYFPPNTNRLVEPFAGSAAISLAAAYHRKASRFLLNDTNPALMSLWRGIINQPESIAREYRKLWEAQLGQERGYYDLIRQRFNTMQRPDHFLYLLARCVKASVRYNSYGEFNQSPDNRRKGTNPVTMRAHVVRASRLLADKTQITCRDYLDVLRDVKRDDVIYMDPPYQGVCGERDQRYISKVAFDFFVKALQNLNDRKIFYILSYDGRTGSKKYGRPLPKNLTLTHIEVDAGRSTQSTLLGRNARTYESIYLSPSLVAVLEKLTPTTQPLEPQEQLIFAEAL; via the coding sequence ATGAGTGTTCCGCACCCAATTCCATATCAAGGTAGCAAACGCGCTCTTGCCGCCGCCATTCTCTCCTACTTTCCACCCAACACAAACAGGCTTGTAGAACCTTTTGCCGGATCAGCTGCCATTTCACTCGCCGCTGCCTATCACAGAAAAGCAAGCCGTTTTCTTCTGAATGATACGAATCCTGCTCTGATGAGTTTGTGGCGAGGAATCATTAACCAGCCGGAGTCAATTGCTCGGGAGTACCGGAAGCTTTGGGAGGCTCAGCTAGGACAAGAGAGAGGGTACTACGACCTGATTAGACAGCGGTTCAATACGATGCAACGGCCAGACCATTTCTTATATTTACTTGCACGGTGCGTCAAGGCTTCGGTTCGCTACAATTCCTATGGGGAGTTCAATCAAAGCCCAGATAATCGCAGGAAGGGCACTAACCCAGTAACGATGCGGGCACACGTCGTAAGGGCATCTCGGCTCCTCGCCGACAAGACACAAATTACGTGCAGGGACTACTTAGATGTACTTCGAGACGTTAAACGGGATGATGTTATCTATATGGATCCTCCATATCAAGGGGTTTGTGGTGAGAGGGATCAGAGATACATTAGCAAAGTTGCGTTTGATTTTTTTGTCAAAGCTCTTCAGAACCTTAACGACAGGAAGATCTTTTATATTTTGAGTTACGATGGACGGACTGGTTCGAAAAAATACGGGCGTCCCCTTCCGAAGAATCTTACTCTAACGCACATCGAAGTCGATGCCGGAAGATCAACTCAATCAACTTTGCTCGGGCGAAACGCAAGAACTTATGAATCCATCTATTTGTCTCCTTCATTGGTCGCCGTGCTTGAGAAGTTAACTCCGACAACTCAGCCTCTTGAGCCTCAAGAACAGCTGATCTTCGCAGAGGCCTTATGA
- the hypE gene encoding hydrogenase expression/formation protein HypE produces MSLTTGFPLACPIPLTDYPTVLLGHGGGGKLTQQLIERLMLPAFNNPWLGMRHDGAVMDLQGVRLAFTTDSYVVQPLIFPGGDIGRLAVNGTVNDLAMCGACPLWLSLGFILEEGLPMETLWRVIQSIQHAAKSANVSVVTGDTKVVEKGKGDGLFINTSGVGVVPAGVVIAPSQVRAGDAVLLSGDLGRHGIAIMAVREGLNFETTIESDTAPLADLVARLLAAKMQVHCLRDLTRGGLASGLIEIAHAAKVSIDIDETVLPIQEEVRGACELLGLDPLYVANEGRCVAFVAADDASRALELMRSHPLGRDATLIGYVADAAPSQVTVHNAIGSQRMLDLFSGEQLPRIC; encoded by the coding sequence ATGAGCCTCACGACAGGATTTCCGCTGGCCTGCCCCATTCCGCTGACAGACTACCCAACTGTGCTCTTGGGCCATGGCGGCGGCGGCAAGCTCACGCAACAATTGATTGAGCGCCTCATGCTGCCTGCGTTCAATAATCCCTGGCTTGGGATGCGGCATGATGGAGCCGTGATGGATCTTCAGGGGGTTCGGCTGGCCTTCACCACCGACTCGTACGTCGTCCAGCCGTTGATCTTTCCCGGTGGCGACATTGGCCGGCTTGCGGTCAACGGCACGGTGAATGATTTGGCGATGTGCGGGGCTTGCCCACTCTGGCTGAGTCTTGGGTTTATTCTAGAAGAAGGGCTGCCGATGGAGACCCTCTGGCGCGTGATTCAGTCGATTCAGCACGCGGCGAAGTCGGCCAACGTCTCGGTCGTCACCGGTGACACCAAAGTGGTCGAGAAGGGCAAGGGCGACGGGTTGTTCATTAACACCTCAGGTGTCGGAGTCGTGCCTGCCGGTGTGGTGATTGCTCCGAGTCAAGTGCGGGCAGGGGATGCAGTGCTGCTCTCGGGTGATCTGGGGCGTCATGGGATTGCGATCATGGCGGTGCGCGAGGGATTGAATTTCGAGACGACCATCGAAAGCGACACAGCACCCCTGGCCGATCTGGTCGCACGGCTGCTGGCGGCGAAGATGCAGGTGCATTGCCTGCGCGATTTGACGCGCGGCGGGCTGGCCAGCGGCCTGATTGAAATCGCGCACGCTGCCAAGGTCTCTATCGACATCGATGAAACCGTGCTGCCGATCCAAGAAGAAGTCCGCGGCGCGTGCGAGTTGTTAGGGCTGGATCCGCTGTATGTGGCGAATGAAGGACGGTGCGTGGCCTTTGTCGCCGCCGATGACGCCTCGCGGGCGTTGGAGCTGATGCGCTCGCATCCATTGGGGCGCGATGCCACCCTCATCGGGTATGTGGCGGATGCCGCCCCATCGCAGGTGACAGTTCACAACGCCATTGGCTCTCAACGGATGCTCGATTTGTTCAGCGGCGAGCAGCTCCCGAGGATTTGCTGA
- the hypD gene encoding hydrogenase formation protein HypD gives MRFLDEYRDAKAIRGIASAITKITKRPWTLMEVCGGQTHAIVRFGIDELLPKLITLVHGPGCPVCVTSVELVDQAIAIAQRPEVIFCSFGDMLRVPGTSQDLFAAKAAGAEVRIVYSPVDAVALAREHPDREVVFFAVGFETTAPSTAMAVVLASQQHLTNFSMLVSHVLVPPAMEAVLSSPHNTVQGFLAAGHVCAIMGYTEYEPIAARYRVPIVVTGFEPLDILHGVLMCVAQLEEGRAEVENQYTRAVRREGNAQAMWAIREVFEIVPRKWRGIGPIARSGLGLRAPYDAFDAALRFDVATLSAEESSECISGLILQGIKKPIECPAFGTRCTPERPLGATMVSSEGACAAYYRYRRPAAAPSEAVA, from the coding sequence ATGCGATTTCTTGACGAGTATCGCGATGCGAAAGCCATCCGTGGCATCGCTTCGGCGATTACGAAGATCACCAAACGCCCTTGGACGCTCATGGAAGTCTGCGGCGGCCAGACCCATGCCATCGTGCGCTTCGGTATCGATGAGTTGCTGCCGAAGCTCATCACATTGGTGCACGGGCCGGGCTGCCCGGTGTGCGTGACGTCGGTTGAGCTCGTCGATCAAGCCATCGCCATTGCGCAGCGGCCCGAGGTGATCTTCTGCAGCTTCGGCGACATGCTGCGCGTGCCGGGCACGTCCCAGGATCTGTTTGCGGCGAAAGCTGCCGGGGCGGAGGTGCGCATCGTCTATTCCCCGGTGGATGCGGTCGCCCTTGCCCGAGAGCATCCGGATCGCGAAGTGGTCTTTTTCGCCGTGGGATTTGAAACCACCGCGCCCTCAACCGCGATGGCGGTGGTGTTGGCTTCGCAGCAGCATCTGACGAATTTTTCGATGCTCGTTTCGCATGTGCTGGTTCCACCGGCGATGGAGGCCGTGCTCTCCTCGCCTCACAACACCGTCCAAGGATTTCTGGCGGCCGGCCATGTCTGCGCCATCATGGGGTACACCGAGTATGAGCCGATCGCCGCCAGGTATCGCGTGCCAATCGTCGTCACCGGGTTTGAGCCGTTGGATATCCTGCACGGCGTGCTGATGTGTGTTGCGCAGCTTGAAGAGGGCCGGGCCGAGGTCGAAAACCAATACACGCGCGCGGTGCGGCGCGAGGGCAATGCGCAGGCGATGTGGGCGATCCGCGAAGTCTTCGAGATCGTGCCGCGCAAATGGCGAGGCATCGGCCCGATTGCCCGCAGCGGGCTCGGATTGCGAGCGCCCTACGACGCGTTTGATGCGGCGCTGCGGTTCGACGTCGCAACGCTGAGCGCGGAGGAATCCTCTGAGTGCATCAGCGGCCTGATCCTGCAAGGCATCAAGAAGCCGATCGAATGTCCGGCGTTCGGAACACGATGCACGCCGGAGCGTCCCCTGGGAGCCACCATGGTCTCATCGGAGGGAGCCTGCGCGGCGTACTATCGGTATCGGCGGCCGGCCGCCGCACCATCGGAAGCCGTCGCATGA
- a CDS encoding phage Gp37/Gp68 family protein yields the protein MAEYSSIEWTDATWNPVTGCTKVSPGCKHCYAEAFAERWRGIKGHPYEQGFNLRLWPERLELPLRWKERRKIFVNSMSDLFHKDVPDEFIGKVFDVMRQANWHIFQLLTKRPERMRAWSNTYFCSSDYPPNGKHVWPEHVWAGVSVETQAYVSRIRDLQHVPAKIRFLSIEPMLGPVELDSSLLEGIHWVIVGGESGPSARPMNPEWVYAILKQCRQHCVKFFFKQWGAHTPDGRRVGKKAAGRLLKGRTWDEMPVELTLVS from the coding sequence ATGGCAGAATATTCATCAATTGAATGGACGGATGCGACCTGGAATCCTGTAACCGGTTGCACAAAGGTTAGCCCGGGGTGCAAGCACTGCTATGCGGAGGCATTCGCGGAGCGATGGCGGGGTATCAAGGGGCATCCCTACGAGCAGGGGTTTAATCTAAGACTTTGGCCGGAGAGACTAGAGTTGCCGCTTCGCTGGAAGGAGCGGCGAAAGATTTTCGTCAACTCTATGTCTGATCTGTTTCACAAGGATGTGCCAGACGAGTTTATCGGTAAGGTCTTCGATGTCATGCGACAGGCGAACTGGCACATTTTTCAGCTTTTGACAAAGCGTCCTGAGCGGATGAGAGCGTGGTCAAACACATACTTCTGCTCGAGCGATTATCCCCCGAACGGCAAACACGTCTGGCCGGAGCACGTCTGGGCAGGCGTATCTGTGGAAACGCAGGCCTACGTCTCACGCATTCGTGATCTGCAACACGTTCCGGCGAAGATTCGCTTTCTCTCAATAGAGCCGATGCTTGGGCCAGTGGAGCTCGATAGCTCGCTGCTTGAAGGGATACATTGGGTCATCGTCGGTGGCGAGAGCGGTCCTTCTGCGCGTCCTATGAATCCTGAATGGGTCTACGCAATCCTGAAACAATGCAGACAGCATTGCGTTAAGTTTTTCTTCAAGCAATGGGGTGCCCACACGCCCGACGGACGACGGGTAGGCAAAAAAGCTGCCGGAAGACTCCTCAAGGGACGGACATGGGACGAGATGCCAGTGGAGCTAACGTTAGTGAGCTAA
- the lexA gene encoding transcriptional repressor LexA produces the protein MTLTKRQKQVLDFIKSFIKKYDYAPSLEEVKKHLGLASVSTAHFHVQTLQQKGFLRKDDNRPRAIEISKNGGANVREIQLAGTIAAGQPIEAIEGHDTIQVPALLVPNKGRKYFALKVKGDSLIEDGILDGDVVIAEQTSTAKNGDLVVALTENHEATLKYFYKEKSRIRLEPRNRALKPLFLKTCMVRGRFVSLLRGI, from the coding sequence ATGACGCTCACCAAGAGACAAAAGCAAGTCCTCGATTTCATCAAGAGCTTCATCAAGAAGTACGACTACGCGCCCTCCCTGGAAGAAGTCAAAAAGCATCTGGGGCTTGCCTCTGTCTCGACCGCTCATTTCCACGTTCAAACCCTGCAGCAGAAGGGTTTTCTTCGAAAGGACGACAATCGGCCACGGGCCATTGAAATCAGCAAGAACGGCGGAGCCAACGTCCGAGAAATCCAGTTGGCAGGCACCATCGCGGCCGGCCAGCCCATCGAAGCAATCGAGGGCCACGACACCATTCAGGTTCCCGCGCTCTTGGTGCCAAACAAAGGCCGCAAGTATTTTGCGCTCAAGGTCAAGGGCGACAGCTTGATTGAGGATGGCATTCTGGACGGCGACGTCGTCATCGCGGAGCAAACCAGCACCGCCAAAAATGGCGACCTGGTCGTCGCGCTGACTGAAAATCACGAGGCGACCTTGAAGTATTTCTACAAAGAGAAAAGCCGCATTCGGCTTGAGCCGCGCAACCGCGCCCTCAAGCCGTTGTTTCTAAAAACCTGTATGGTCCGAGGAAGGTTTGTTTCGCTCCTCAGAGGGATATGA
- a CDS encoding DNA-3-methyladenine glycosylase I has translation MRAVRQRCEWGDWSRQPEIMMSYHDTEWGVPLHEDRKLFEFLILEGMQAGLSWVTVLKKREAFRAAFDQFDPTKIARYGRPKIQALLRDAGIIRNRLKIEGAIANARAFLEVQEAQGSFSRLMWQFVDGKPIVNRWRRIKDLPVTTKASEAMSKKLKRLGFRFVGSTICYAHMQATGMVNDHVISCFRHSEIARGGFI, from the coding sequence ATGAGGGCGGTGCGACAGCGCTGCGAGTGGGGTGATTGGAGCCGCCAGCCCGAGATCATGATGAGCTATCATGACACCGAGTGGGGGGTGCCGCTGCATGAGGATCGCAAGCTCTTTGAGTTCCTGATTCTTGAAGGCATGCAGGCGGGTTTAAGTTGGGTCACTGTCCTGAAAAAGCGCGAAGCGTTTCGAGCCGCCTTCGATCAATTTGACCCGACGAAGATCGCCCGCTATGGCCGGCCGAAGATCCAGGCACTCCTGCGCGATGCCGGCATTATCCGCAACCGGCTGAAGATCGAAGGGGCGATCGCCAATGCCCGCGCCTTCCTCGAGGTTCAAGAAGCGCAGGGCAGTTTTAGCCGTCTCATGTGGCAATTCGTCGACGGCAAGCCGATTGTCAATCGCTGGCGGCGGATCAAGGATCTGCCAGTGACGACGAAAGCATCGGAGGCGATGAGCAAGAAATTGAAGCGTCTTGGCTTTCGCTTCGTCGGCTCGACCATCTGCTACGCGCACATGCAAGCGACCGGCATGGTCAACGACCATGTCATCTCCTGCTTCCGCCATTCCGAGATCGCCAGAGGTGGTTTCATTTAG
- a CDS encoding HypC/HybG/HupF family hydrogenase formation chaperone → MCLGVPGKILQITESAGVARAGVVSFGGITKQVNLSFVPDAHVGDFVIVHVGFAISKVNEAEATRVFDYLQQIDELKELAPRDAIS, encoded by the coding sequence ATGTGCCTTGGCGTTCCTGGGAAAATTCTTCAGATTACGGAATCAGCAGGGGTGGCTCGCGCCGGTGTCGTGAGTTTCGGCGGGATCACGAAACAGGTGAACCTGTCGTTTGTGCCAGACGCCCACGTGGGCGACTTTGTCATCGTGCATGTGGGATTCGCCATCAGCAAGGTGAATGAGGCAGAAGCCACCCGCGTATTTGACTATTTGCAGCAGATCGATGAACTGAAGGAGCTCGCACCGCGCGATGCGATTTCTTGA